One genomic region from Streptomyces sp. Li-HN-5-11 encodes:
- a CDS encoding HAD family acid phosphatase, with the protein MHKPLRIAAIAAACALAGGVLYGAGAATAGQSTANSTHEPYNIGLLVKDIDTYYGTTADANGVYQASPDSPYAKDLARIDADAKRYIDKAARKAHHRGERPAVVFDIDDTLLLSLDYEKRYNYTYNSATWAAYVNRADRPEVFGTPELVRYAAKKGVEVFYNSGLTEAQRAAAVANLKKVGADVNLDAGHMFLKDAANPPSYLSGCATPGAWKCTTVQYKSGTRKHIEDDLGYEIIAGFGDQYSDLDGGYTGRAYKLPNPTYFVS; encoded by the coding sequence ATGCATAAGCCACTTCGGATCGCGGCCATCGCAGCCGCCTGTGCCCTCGCCGGTGGTGTCCTCTACGGCGCCGGCGCGGCCACCGCCGGTCAGTCGACGGCGAACTCCACCCACGAGCCCTACAACATCGGGCTGCTGGTGAAGGACATCGACACCTACTACGGCACCACGGCCGACGCGAACGGCGTCTACCAGGCGTCCCCGGACAGCCCGTACGCCAAGGACCTGGCGCGCATCGACGCCGACGCCAAGCGGTACATCGACAAGGCGGCGCGCAAGGCGCACCACCGGGGCGAGCGGCCGGCCGTCGTCTTCGACATCGACGACACGCTGCTGCTCAGCCTCGACTACGAGAAGCGCTACAACTACACGTACAACTCGGCCACCTGGGCCGCCTACGTGAACCGGGCCGACCGCCCGGAGGTCTTCGGCACCCCCGAGCTCGTGCGGTACGCCGCGAAGAAGGGCGTCGAGGTCTTCTACAACTCCGGTCTGACCGAGGCCCAGCGCGCCGCCGCCGTGGCGAACCTGAAGAAGGTCGGCGCCGATGTGAACCTCGACGCCGGCCACATGTTCCTCAAGGACGCGGCCAACCCGCCGTCCTACCTGAGCGGCTGTGCCACCCCCGGTGCCTGGAAGTGCACCACCGTCCAGTACAAGTCCGGCACCCGCAAGCACATCGAGGACGACCTCGGGTACGAGATCATCGCCGGCTTCGGGGACCAGTACTCGGACCTGGACGGCGGTTACACGGGCCGGGCGTACAAGCTGCCCAACCCGACGTACTTCGTGAGCTAG
- a CDS encoding pectinesterase family protein, protein MRRRALLAGITAGLVAAGTRPALAGARRRVLHVRPGDLVQAAVDAVDGPGWTIVVHPGTYREVVAVPASKAGLTLRGATCDPRDAVIVYDNANGTQKPDGSGTYGTAGSATFTSAAPGLTVRDLTLANDWLRADHPDVTGTQAVAAYTYGDRSHFENVRLLAHQDTLFADTTALDAFDRQYFHRCYIEGDVDFVFGRATAVFERCHFHTLRRDVDFTPKGMVFAPSTARANPHGILAVRSRITSSAEDAAYKLARPWVPSYETTAWPSLVVRDTWIGPGIDPVAPYTNMRDAYPWQSMRFDEYRNSGPGAVITVPGNRPQLTTGEAASHTPAAYLGDWKVFARPM, encoded by the coding sequence ATGCGCCGGCGCGCCCTCCTGGCGGGCATCACCGCCGGTCTCGTCGCCGCCGGCACCCGTCCCGCGCTCGCCGGGGCCCGCCGCCGCGTCCTGCACGTCCGCCCGGGCGACTTGGTGCAGGCCGCCGTGGACGCGGTGGACGGGCCCGGCTGGACGATCGTCGTGCACCCGGGGACGTACCGCGAGGTCGTCGCCGTCCCCGCGAGCAAGGCCGGACTGACCCTGCGCGGCGCCACCTGCGACCCGCGGGACGCCGTCATCGTGTACGACAACGCCAACGGCACGCAGAAGCCCGACGGTTCGGGCACCTACGGCACGGCGGGCTCCGCCACCTTCACCTCCGCCGCGCCCGGACTGACCGTCCGTGACCTGACCCTGGCCAACGACTGGCTGCGCGCCGACCACCCGGACGTCACCGGCACACAGGCGGTGGCCGCGTACACCTACGGCGACCGCAGCCACTTCGAGAACGTCCGGCTGCTGGCCCACCAGGACACCCTCTTCGCCGACACGACCGCACTGGACGCCTTCGACCGGCAGTACTTCCACCGCTGCTACATCGAGGGCGATGTGGACTTCGTCTTCGGGCGCGCGACCGCGGTGTTCGAGCGGTGCCACTTCCACACCCTGCGGCGGGACGTCGACTTCACCCCCAAGGGCATGGTCTTCGCCCCCTCCACCGCCCGCGCAAACCCCCACGGCATCCTCGCCGTCCGCTCCCGGATCACCTCGTCGGCGGAGGACGCGGCGTACAAGCTGGCCCGCCCCTGGGTCCCCTCCTACGAGACGACCGCCTGGCCCTCACTGGTCGTCCGGGACACCTGGATCGGGCCCGGGATCGACCCGGTCGCCCCCTACACCAACATGCGCGACGCCTACCCGTGGCAGTCCATGCGCTTCGACGAGTACCGCAACAGCGGGCCGGGCGCCGTGATCACCGTTCCCGGCAACCGGCCCCAACTCACCACCGGCGAAGCCGCGTCGCACACCCCGGCGGCCTACCTGGGTGACTGGAAGGTCTTCGCACGACCGATGTGA